One Nocardioidaceae bacterium SCSIO 66511 genomic window carries:
- the rpmD gene encoding 50S ribosomal protein L30, whose protein sequence is MANVKVRQVRSVIGCKKNQRETLRTLGLKRIGDEVVREDRPEVRGMLATVTHLVNIEEVD, encoded by the coding sequence ATGGCGAACGTCAAGGTACGCCAGGTGCGCTCGGTCATCGGGTGCAAGAAGAACCAGCGCGAGACCCTGCGTACGCTCGGTCTGAAGCGCATCGGTGACGAGGTCGTTCGCGAGGATCGCCCGGAGGTACGCGGCATGCTCGCGACCGTCACCCACCTCGTCAACATCGAGGAGGTCGACTGA
- the secY gene encoding preprotein translocase subunit SecY, which produces MLGAFVNAFKTPDLRRKLLFVLLIVVLFRLGSTLPAPGVNVENVQACFTNASEGDQAGLFTLINVFSGGALLQLTVFALGIMPYITASIILQLLTVVIPRLEALKKEGQSGQAKITQYTRYLTLGLAVLQGTGIVALARSGNLFGSSCDMPLLHDPDSITQFLVTVLTMVAGTSVIMWFGELITDRGIGNGMSIMIFTQVVATFPGAMWTIRQQSGWRTFAIVIVIGLAVVAAVIFIEQAQRRIPVQYARRMVGRRMFGGSSTYIPLKVNQAGIIPVIFASSLMYIPALMAQFNQEASWAGWVNSHFVQGDHPLYMATYFALIIFFTYFYVSITFNPKEVSDNMKKYGGFIPGIRAGKPTEEYLGYVLSRITLPGSLYLGLISMIPLIAFVLINANQNFPFGGTTILIIVGVGLDTVKQIESQLQQRNYEGFLR; this is translated from the coding sequence GTGCTAGGCGCCTTCGTCAACGCGTTCAAGACGCCCGATCTGCGACGCAAGTTGCTGTTCGTGCTGCTCATCGTCGTGTTGTTCCGGCTCGGTTCGACGCTGCCCGCGCCGGGCGTGAACGTCGAGAACGTCCAAGCTTGCTTCACCAACGCGTCCGAGGGCGATCAGGCCGGCCTCTTCACGTTGATCAACGTTTTCTCCGGCGGCGCGCTGCTGCAGCTGACCGTGTTCGCGCTGGGCATCATGCCCTACATCACGGCCAGCATCATCTTGCAGCTGCTGACCGTCGTGATCCCGCGGCTCGAGGCGCTCAAGAAGGAGGGCCAGTCCGGGCAGGCGAAGATCACCCAGTACACCCGTTACCTGACCCTGGGCCTCGCCGTTCTGCAGGGCACCGGCATCGTCGCGCTCGCCCGCTCGGGCAACCTGTTCGGCAGCTCATGTGACATGCCGCTCCTGCATGATCCCGACAGCATCACGCAGTTCCTCGTCACCGTGCTGACAATGGTCGCCGGCACCTCGGTGATCATGTGGTTCGGCGAGCTGATCACCGATCGCGGTATCGGCAACGGTATGTCGATCATGATCTTCACCCAGGTCGTCGCGACCTTCCCCGGTGCCATGTGGACCATCCGTCAGCAGAGCGGCTGGCGTACGTTCGCGATCGTTATCGTGATCGGTCTCGCGGTTGTCGCCGCGGTCATCTTCATCGAGCAGGCGCAGCGCCGGATCCCGGTTCAGTACGCACGCCGTATGGTCGGCCGCCGCATGTTCGGCGGATCCTCGACGTACATCCCGCTGAAGGTCAACCAGGCCGGCATCATTCCGGTCATCTTCGCCTCCAGCCTGATGTACATCCCGGCGCTGATGGCGCAGTTCAACCAGGAAGCGTCGTGGGCCGGTTGGGTGAACAGCCACTTCGTACAGGGTGACCACCCGCTCTACATGGCGACCTACTTCGCGCTCATCATCTTCTTCACGTACTTCTATGTGTCGATCACCTTCAACCCCAAGGAGGTCTCCGACAACATGAAGAAGTACGGCGGCTTCATCCCGGGCATCCGGGCGGGTAAGCCGACCGAGGAGTACTTGGGGTACGTCCTGTCCCGTATCACGCTGCCGGGCTCGCTCTACCTCGGCCTGATCTCGATGATTCCGCTGATCGCGTTCGTGTTGATCAACGCGAACCAGAACTTCCCGTTCGGCGGTACGACGATCCTGATCATCGTCGGCGTCGGTCTCGACACCGTCAAGCAGATCGAGAGCCAGCTGCAGCAGCGCAACTATGAAGGGTTCCTTCGCTGA
- the rpsE gene encoding 30S ribosomal protein S5, with protein MSGSQRRSGGGGGRRGRDGSADKTAYIEKVVGINRVAKVVKGGRRFSFTALVVVGDGDGMVGVGYGKAKEVPTAIAKGVEEAKKNFFRVPRIQGTIPHPVQGEKAAGVVMLRPAAPGTGVIAGGPVRAVLESAGIHDVLSKSLGSANAINIVHATVEALRSLESPESVAQRRGLPVEDVAPSALLKARAEVSS; from the coding sequence ATGAGCGGATCGCAGCGCCGCAGCGGTGGCGGCGGTGGCCGTCGGGGCCGCGACGGGTCGGCGGACAAGACCGCCTACATCGAGAAGGTCGTCGGCATCAACCGCGTGGCGAAGGTCGTCAAGGGCGGCCGGCGCTTCAGCTTCACCGCGCTCGTCGTCGTCGGTGACGGCGACGGCATGGTCGGAGTCGGTTACGGCAAGGCCAAGGAAGTCCCGACCGCGATCGCCAAGGGCGTCGAGGAGGCGAAGAAGAACTTCTTCCGCGTCCCGCGCATCCAGGGCACGATCCCGCACCCGGTGCAGGGTGAGAAGGCGGCAGGCGTCGTCATGCTGCGCCCCGCTGCACCCGGTACCGGTGTGATCGCCGGCGGACCCGTGCGCGCCGTGCTCGAGTCGGCCGGTATCCACGATGTGCTGAGCAAGTCGCTCGGATCGGCCAACGCGATCAACATCGTGCACGCCACCGTCGAGGCACTTCGCTCGCTCGAGTCGCCGGAGTCGGTCGCGCAGCGTCGCGGTCTCCCGGTCGAGGATGTCGCGCCGAGCGCGCTGCTGAAGGCACGCGCGGAGGTGTCGTCGTAA
- a CDS encoding type Z 30S ribosomal protein S14, with translation MAKTGLRVKAGRKPKFAVRAYTRCQRCGRPKAVYRKFGLCRVCLREMAHRGELPGVTKSSW, from the coding sequence ATGGCGAAGACAGGACTTCGGGTCAAGGCAGGGCGCAAGCCCAAGTTCGCGGTCCGCGCGTACACCCGCTGCCAGCGTTGCGGCCGGCCGAAGGCGGTTTACCGCAAGTTCGGCCTGTGCCGGGTGTGCCTTCGTGAGATGGCGCACCGCGGGGAGCTCCCCGGCGTGACCAAGAGCAGCTGGTAA
- a CDS encoding adenylate kinase: MRMLLMGPPGAGKGTQAVRLSSTLSVPQISTGDIFRANVSEGTELGKTAQSYMDAGEYVPDEVTNAMVRDRLNADDARGGFLLDGYPRTLDQVRTLDDILAEQSAKLEAAIELSVDSEELIARLLKRAQESGRADDTEEVIRHRQEVYVEQTAPLVETYEQRGLLIQVDGMGEVDEVSDRIAAALRERGLGR, translated from the coding sequence ATGCGTATGTTGCTGATGGGCCCACCTGGGGCGGGCAAGGGCACGCAGGCCGTACGGCTGTCGTCGACGCTGTCGGTGCCGCAGATCTCGACGGGCGACATCTTCCGGGCCAACGTCTCGGAGGGCACCGAGCTCGGCAAGACCGCGCAGTCGTACATGGACGCCGGTGAGTACGTACCCGACGAGGTCACCAACGCCATGGTGCGCGACCGGCTCAACGCCGACGATGCGCGCGGCGGGTTCCTGCTCGACGGCTACCCGCGCACCCTCGATCAGGTGCGTACGCTCGACGACATCCTCGCCGAGCAGAGCGCCAAGCTGGAGGCGGCGATCGAGCTCTCGGTCGACTCCGAGGAGCTCATCGCGCGGCTGCTGAAGCGTGCGCAGGAGTCGGGCCGTGCCGACGACACAGAAGAGGTCATCCGTCACCGCCAGGAGGTGTACGTCGAGCAGACGGCGCCTCTGGTGGAGACCTACGAGCAGCGTGGCTTGCTGATCCAGGTCGACGGCATGGGCGAGGTCGACGAGGTGTCCGATCGCATCGCTGCCGCGCTACGAGAGCGCGGCCTAGGGCGCTGA
- the rplF gene encoding 50S ribosomal protein L6 — translation MSRIGKLPVTVPSGVEVTIDGQHVTVKGPKGTLDHTVAEPITVALGDDGVEVSRPDDARENKALHGLSRTLIQNMVIGVTDGYEKKLEIVGVGYRVLAKGPSAVELNLGYSHPVNFEAPEGITLTVESATKFAVQGIDKQVVGEVAAKIRKLRKPEPYKGKGVRYAGEHVRRKVGKAGK, via the coding sequence ATGTCACGCATTGGCAAGCTGCCCGTCACCGTGCCCAGCGGTGTCGAGGTGACCATTGACGGCCAGCACGTCACGGTCAAGGGACCCAAGGGCACCCTCGACCACACCGTTGCGGAGCCGATCACGGTCGCGCTCGGCGACGACGGCGTCGAGGTCTCCCGTCCGGACGACGCACGCGAGAACAAGGCGCTGCACGGGTTGTCGCGCACGCTGATCCAGAACATGGTCATCGGCGTCACCGACGGCTACGAGAAGAAACTCGAGATCGTCGGCGTCGGTTACCGCGTCCTCGCGAAGGGCCCGTCGGCCGTCGAGCTGAACCTCGGCTACAGCCACCCGGTCAACTTCGAGGCTCCCGAGGGCATCACGCTCACGGTCGAGTCGGCCACGAAGTTTGCCGTACAGGGCATCGATAAGCAGGTCGTCGGCGAGGTCGCCGCAAAGATCCGCAAACTACGCAAGCCCGAGCCGTACAAGGGCAAGGGTGTTCGTTACGCCGGCGAGCACGTCCGCCGCAAGGTCGGAAAGGCTGGTAAGTAG
- the rplO gene encoding 50S ribosomal protein L15 — MALKLHHLRPAPGAKTAKTRVGRGEASKGKTAGRGTKGTKARNQVPATFEGGQTPLHMRLPKMKGFKSPFKVEFQVVNLDRLSALYPDGGEVVVDDLVAKGAVRAGKPVKVLGTGDITVAVQITAHAFSASARQKIEAAGGTVTQL, encoded by the coding sequence ATGGCGCTCAAGCTCCATCACCTGCGTCCCGCTCCGGGTGCCAAGACGGCGAAGACCCGGGTCGGACGCGGCGAGGCCAGCAAGGGCAAGACCGCGGGCCGCGGAACCAAGGGTACGAAGGCTCGTAACCAGGTGCCCGCCACTTTCGAGGGCGGTCAGACGCCGCTGCACATGCGGCTGCCGAAGATGAAGGGCTTCAAGAGCCCGTTCAAGGTCGAGTTCCAGGTCGTGAATCTCGACCGGTTGTCGGCTCTGTACCCCGACGGCGGCGAGGTCGTCGTCGACGACCTGGTGGCCAAGGGTGCGGTTCGCGCCGGCAAGCCGGTCAAGGTGCTCGGCACTGGCGACATCACCGTTGCCGTTCAGATCACTGCGCATGCGTTCTCGGCGTCGGCGCGACAGAAGATCGAGGCGGCCGGGGGTACGGTCACCCAGCTGTGA
- the rplR gene encoding 50S ribosomal protein L18: MAIALKHRRNLATRTASKARRQVRGRKKLNGTPARPRLVVTRSSRHIVAQVVNDLEGRTLASASSMEADLRGLDGDKTAKAHKVGELVADRAKAAGVETVVFDRAGNKYQGRVAALADGAREGGLAF; the protein is encoded by the coding sequence ATGGCCATCGCTTTGAAGCATCGTCGCAACCTCGCGACGCGCACTGCGTCGAAGGCGCGTCGCCAGGTACGCGGTCGCAAGAAGCTCAACGGCACCCCCGCGCGTCCGCGCTTGGTCGTGACCCGCTCCAGCCGGCACATCGTCGCCCAGGTGGTCAACGACCTCGAGGGTCGTACGCTGGCCTCGGCATCGTCGATGGAAGCCGACCTGCGTGGGCTCGACGGTGACAAGACGGCGAAGGCGCATAAGGTCGGCGAGCTTGTCGCCGACCGTGCGAAGGCCGCCGGGGTCGAGACCGTCGTGTTCGACCGGGCCGGAAACAAGTACCAAGGTCGCGTAGCGGCTCTGGCCGACGGCGCCCGCGAGGGCGGGCTGGCCTTCTGA
- the rpsH gene encoding 30S ribosomal protein S8 — MTMTDPIADMLARVRNGNQAFHDDVRMPYSKLKVGVAEILKQEGYITSYQVDEPAEGAVGKTLTVTLKYGPHRERSISGIRRISKPGLRVYAKATNLPKVLGGLGVAIISTSQGLLTDRQATQKKVGGEVLAYVW, encoded by the coding sequence ATGACGATGACCGATCCGATCGCGGACATGCTCGCGCGTGTCCGCAACGGTAACCAGGCCTTCCACGACGACGTACGCATGCCGTACAGCAAGTTGAAGGTCGGCGTTGCGGAGATCCTGAAGCAGGAGGGCTACATCACCTCCTACCAGGTCGATGAGCCGGCCGAGGGCGCCGTCGGCAAGACGCTGACGGTGACCTTGAAGTACGGCCCGCACCGCGAGCGCTCGATCTCCGGTATTCGCCGCATCAGCAAGCCGGGTCTGCGGGTGTACGCGAAGGCCACCAACCTGCCCAAGGTCCTCGGCGGCCTCGGCGTCGCGATCATCTCGACGAGCCAGGGACTGCTGACCGACCGCCAGGCGACCCAGAAGAAGGTAGGCGGGGAAGTCCTCGCCTACGTCTGGTGA